GATCGCTACCGTACTGTTGTCCACTGCGCTTGCCGTCGCCGCGTGCGGCGACGAGCGGGAAGCATCCCGGCGTGCGCGGTCGTCCGCCGTGCGATCGCCGGCGCGGGCCGGCGCGCGAGACCCAGCCGCCGCGCCCGCGACGCCAGGGACCGACATTCCGGGGCCGCCCGGGCATGCGCGGGCGCCCGAGCCCGCGCATCGGCCCGCCGGCGGGGCGGCGCCCGCGGAATCCGCGCATCGGCCCGCCGGCGGGGCGGCGCCCGCGCGGCCGACGTCGTATGCCGAACTCATGAAGGCCGGCCGCCGGCTGGTGCGCGAGGGAGCCTATGAGCGCGCGTTGGCGCACTTCGAGCGCGCCGCCGCGGTCGAACCGGAGCGCGCAGCGCCGCACGAGTGGATCGCGCGGGTGTACCTGCGCCGCGGCCGGCCGGATGGGGCGCGGCCGCACGCGGAGCGGGCGCTCGAACTGGCGCCCGAGTCGGCGTCGGCGTGGAATACGATGGGCCGCACGGAACTGATGGCGGGAGAGATCGACGCCGCGGTGGCGTCGTTTGAGCGCGCGACCGAAGCGGACCCCGCGTATGGTTGGGCGTGGAACAATCTGGGCCTCGCGCTGGGACAACTCGAACGGTGGGAGGAAGCGGCTGCGGCGCTGGAGCGCGCGACGTCCGGTAGCCGCGTCGAGGCGTACATGTGGAACAACCTGGGCGTCGCCTACGAGCGCCTCGGCCGGCCGGAGGACGCACGCGCGGCGTACGAGAAGGCCGCGCTGCGCGGGTCGACGCTCGCGGCGCGCCACCTCGAGCGGCTCGACGGCGCGGCCGCGACGGGCGCCGAGCATGCCGCCGCGGGAGACCAACCCGAGGCGCCGTGATGCGCGACCGGCGCGGCCCGCCGTGCTATGACCACAGCCGGCGCCCGCACCGTAATTGGCGGGCGCCGGCCGAGTGGGGACATGGAGGATCGGGTCGACCGCGCGAGCACGGCCGCCGCCCCGTTTCGCGGCGCCTACGTGCTCGCCGTGTTCGCCGCGCTCAACTTCTTCCACTACGCGACGCGCAACGTCGTGTTGCCGATGTACGCCGACCTGCGGGCGTCGTTCGCTCTCACCAACGCCGACCTCGGCCTCCTCACGACCGCGTTCATGGCGGCTCACGCGGTGGCCGCGATCCCGGCCGGCTGGCTGGCCGACCACGTCGACCGGCTCAAGGTCGTCGCGATCGGGGCGAGCGTGTGGTGCGCCGGCGCGTTCGGCGTCGCGGCCGCCGGCGGACGCGGCGACCTGCTGGCAGCCCGCGCGGTGGCGGGGCTCGGCACCGGCGCGCTGGTGCCGGTGGCGAACGCGCTGTTGTGCGACGCGTTCCCCGCGGGCGCGAAGGCGCGCACGCTGTCGATCTTCAACCTCGGTCTGTTCGCGGGGGGCGCGGCGGGGTTCGCGATCGGCGCCGTGTGCGGATACCCGCTCGGACCG
The nucleotide sequence above comes from Deltaproteobacteria bacterium. Encoded proteins:
- a CDS encoding tetratricopeptide repeat protein, which translates into the protein IATVLLSTALAVAACGDEREASRRARSSAVRSPARAGARDPAAAPATPGTDIPGPPGHARAPEPAHRPAGGAAPAESAHRPAGGAAPARPTSYAELMKAGRRLVREGAYERALAHFERAAAVEPERAAPHEWIARVYLRRGRPDGARPHAERALELAPESASAWNTMGRTELMAGEIDAAVASFERATEADPAYGWAWNNLGLALGQLERWEEAAAALERATSGSRVEAYMWNNLGVAYERLGRPEDARAAYEKAALRGSTLAARHLERLDGAAATGAEHAAAGDQPEAP